In Plantibacter sp. PA-3-X8, one DNA window encodes the following:
- a CDS encoding DegT/DnrJ/EryC1/StrS aminotransferase family protein yields MTDDTFDSGFPLATSSWDAAEYAAIQRVVDSGRFTMGPLVAQFERDFASAFGAGFGVMVNSGSSANLLAIAAAVLDERVDLQAGDEVLVPAVSWATTYYPLQQYGLIPSFVDIDVDTLNLDLSLAEAAITPRTKAIFAVNLLGNPNDFAALTALAERHGLLLLEDNCESLGAKDDGRFAGTVGAMGTFSAFFSHHISTMEGGMILTDDEATAQMLISLRAHGWTRGLPEKNAVHDKSGDEWDDLFRFVLPGYNVRPLEMSGAIGIEQIQKVPSLIAGRRENAVYWTERFADLDSVRIQREQGESSWFGFSLVLEGALAGRRKEVVQAFAAEGIESRPIVAGNFTKNPVMKYLDAKVPAELPAADKIHEDGLFVGNHHFPVHAGIDRVYDVVAKLS; encoded by the coding sequence ATGACCGACGACACTTTCGACTCCGGTTTCCCCCTCGCCACCTCCTCCTGGGATGCTGCGGAGTACGCCGCCATCCAGCGCGTCGTCGACAGCGGCCGCTTCACCATGGGTCCGCTCGTCGCGCAGTTCGAGCGCGATTTCGCCAGTGCGTTCGGCGCCGGATTCGGCGTCATGGTCAACTCCGGGTCGAGCGCGAACCTCCTCGCGATCGCCGCTGCGGTCCTCGACGAGCGGGTCGACCTGCAGGCGGGCGACGAGGTCTTGGTGCCCGCCGTGTCGTGGGCCACCACCTACTACCCGCTCCAGCAGTACGGCCTCATCCCGAGCTTCGTCGACATCGACGTCGACACCCTCAACCTGGATCTATCGCTCGCCGAGGCCGCCATCACCCCGCGCACCAAGGCGATCTTCGCGGTCAACCTCCTCGGCAACCCGAACGACTTCGCGGCGCTCACGGCACTCGCCGAACGTCACGGTCTCCTCCTGCTGGAGGACAACTGCGAGTCGCTCGGCGCGAAGGACGACGGTCGGTTCGCCGGAACGGTCGGAGCGATGGGCACGTTCAGCGCCTTCTTCTCCCACCACATCTCGACGATGGAGGGCGGGATGATCCTGACGGACGACGAGGCCACGGCGCAGATGCTCATCTCGCTGCGGGCCCACGGCTGGACCCGTGGGCTCCCCGAGAAGAACGCCGTCCACGACAAGTCGGGCGACGAGTGGGACGACCTCTTCCGCTTCGTCCTTCCCGGTTACAACGTCCGTCCGCTCGAGATGTCCGGCGCGATCGGCATCGAGCAGATCCAGAAGGTCCCGTCGCTCATCGCGGGTCGTCGGGAGAACGCCGTGTACTGGACGGAGCGCTTCGCCGACCTCGATTCCGTGCGCATCCAGCGCGAGCAGGGCGAGAGCAGCTGGTTCGGCTTCTCCCTCGTGCTCGAGGGCGCGCTCGCCGGCCGACGCAAGGAGGTCGTGCAGGCGTTCGCTGCCGAGGGGATCGAGTCACGGCCCATCGTGGCGGGCAACTTCACGAAGAACCCGGTCATGAAGTACCTCGACGCGAAGGTCCCGGCCGAACTCCCCGCCGCCGACAAGATCCACGAGGACGGGCTGTTCGTCGGCAACCACCACTTCCCGGTCCACGCCGGTATCGACCGCGTGTACGACGTGGTGGCCAAACTCTCCTAG
- a CDS encoding NAD-dependent epimerase/dehydratase family protein → MRVLLTGGAGMLGSSIAEVWPTLRAADELIVATRADADLTDRAAVAALIGRTSPDAIVHAAAKVAGIQAKLQRPTDFLLDNLLIDTSVIRGAIDAGVPELLYVSSAAIYPEGLPQPIGEGALLSGTLEGANEGYALAKIAGTKLCEYASRQYGFAYRAAVPSNLYGPGDDYTHGQAHLIAAALGKVHAAVTSGSDEVEVWGDGTARREFTYTPDLAAWLVTQLGSLDAWPVTLNLGPGVDHSITEYYEAAGRAAGFTGHFRYDATKPSGVHQRLLDSAAARALGWNPTTPLAAGVAASYHAYLAAQEPQTA, encoded by the coding sequence GTGCGCGTCCTCCTCACCGGTGGTGCCGGCATGCTCGGTTCGAGCATCGCCGAGGTCTGGCCCACGCTCCGCGCTGCCGACGAACTGATCGTGGCGACGCGCGCAGACGCCGACCTCACCGATCGTGCCGCCGTCGCCGCCCTCATCGGACGCACGTCGCCGGACGCGATCGTGCACGCCGCCGCGAAGGTCGCCGGCATCCAGGCGAAGCTGCAGCGTCCCACCGACTTCCTGCTCGACAACCTCCTGATCGACACCTCGGTCATCCGAGGCGCGATCGACGCCGGCGTCCCCGAGCTGCTCTACGTGTCGAGCGCGGCGATCTACCCCGAGGGGCTCCCACAGCCGATTGGCGAGGGCGCGCTCCTCAGCGGCACGCTGGAGGGCGCGAACGAGGGATATGCGCTCGCGAAGATCGCCGGGACGAAGCTCTGCGAGTACGCGAGTCGGCAATACGGGTTCGCCTATCGCGCAGCCGTGCCGTCGAACCTCTACGGCCCGGGCGACGACTACACCCACGGTCAGGCGCACCTCATCGCCGCCGCCCTCGGCAAGGTGCACGCCGCCGTGACGAGCGGCTCCGACGAGGTCGAGGTCTGGGGCGACGGCACCGCCCGACGCGAATTCACCTACACGCCCGACCTCGCGGCGTGGCTCGTCACGCAGCTCGGCTCGCTCGACGCCTGGCCCGTCACGCTCAACCTCGGGCCGGGTGTCGACCACAGCATCACCGAGTACTACGAAGCAGCCGGTCGCGCCGCCGGCTTCACCGGTCACTTCCGGTACGACGCCACCAAGCCGTCCGGCGTGCACCAGCGCCTGCTCGATTCGGCCGCCGCCCGTGCGCTCGGCTGGAACCCCACCACCCCGCTCGCGGCCGGCGTCGCCGCGAGCTACCACGCCTACCTCGCAGCTCAGGAGCCACAGACAGCATGA
- the gmd gene encoding GDP-mannose 4,6-dehydratase translates to MTDTPVKKAVITGITGQDGSYLAELLLSKGYEVHGFVRRASTFNTGRIDHIYDPEATHDGSPRLQLHFADLADGSRLATLLAEIQPDEVYNLAAQSHVRVSFDEPEYTGDTTGIGTVRLLEAIRQVGLHCRFYQASSSEMFGATPPPQNEETPFYPRSPYGVAKVYSYWITRNYREAYGMFAVNGILFNHESPRRGGTFVTRKITRAAARIAAGQQDFLYMGNLDAVRDWGYAPDYVEGMWRMLQADEPTDFVLATNTAYTVKDFLQFSFERLDLDWEKYVKFDERYLRPTEVDALIGDYAKAESVLGWTPKVLPPRLAQIMVDSDVAELEASGKPYIDTAEV, encoded by the coding sequence ATGACTGACACCCCCGTGAAGAAAGCTGTCATCACCGGCATCACCGGTCAGGACGGCAGCTACCTCGCCGAGCTCCTGCTGTCGAAGGGCTACGAGGTGCACGGGTTCGTGCGTCGCGCGTCGACCTTCAACACCGGCCGGATCGACCACATCTACGACCCCGAGGCGACCCACGACGGTTCGCCCAGGCTCCAGTTGCACTTCGCCGACCTGGCCGACGGGTCGCGCCTAGCGACGCTGCTCGCCGAGATCCAGCCAGACGAGGTCTACAACCTCGCCGCCCAGTCCCACGTGCGCGTCAGCTTCGACGAGCCGGAGTACACGGGCGACACGACCGGCATCGGGACGGTCCGGCTCCTCGAGGCCATCCGTCAGGTCGGTCTCCACTGCCGCTTCTACCAGGCGTCGAGCTCCGAGATGTTCGGGGCGACGCCGCCGCCGCAGAACGAGGAGACCCCCTTCTACCCGCGCTCGCCCTACGGCGTCGCGAAGGTCTACTCCTACTGGATCACCCGGAACTACCGTGAGGCCTACGGCATGTTCGCGGTCAACGGCATCCTGTTCAACCACGAGTCGCCGCGACGCGGTGGCACCTTCGTGACCCGCAAGATCACCCGCGCCGCGGCGCGCATCGCCGCCGGCCAGCAGGACTTCCTGTACATGGGCAACCTCGACGCCGTCCGCGACTGGGGCTACGCGCCCGACTACGTCGAGGGCATGTGGCGGATGCTGCAGGCCGACGAACCGACCGACTTCGTCCTGGCCACCAACACCGCGTACACCGTGAAGGACTTCCTGCAGTTCTCCTTCGAGCGGCTTGACCTCGACTGGGAGAAGTACGTCAAGTTCGATGAGCGCTACCTCCGTCCCACCGAGGTCGACGCGCTGATCGGCGACTACGCGAAGGCCGAGTCGGTCCTCGGCTGGACCCCGAAGGTGCTGCCACCGCGCCTCGCGCAGATCATGGTCGACTCCGACGTCGCCGAGCTCGAGGCGTCGGGCAAGCCCTACATCGACACCGCGGAGGTCTAG
- a CDS encoding glycosyltransferase family 2 protein, which yields MTLDIMMPFYGRFDHFQAAVESVLAQSDPDWHLTIVDDVYPDLAPGRWAVGLGDPRITYIRNEVNLRPSKNYRKCVSLMSGEFSVIMGCDDVMLPDYVRRVRELIAALPHASIIQPGVSVIDENGTPSRPLADRIKALYRFSGTGAREYRGEQLATSLLRGNWTYFPSLVWRVEALRKHEFRLDLDVVQDLAMLLEITKDGGSLVLDDEICFAYRRHSQSVSAVTGPDGSKFRQERTLFGEARRDLRAMGWNRAARAAANHWTSRANALSELPAALRARNTAGRRALLEHVFARV from the coding sequence GTGACGCTCGACATCATGATGCCCTTCTACGGCCGCTTCGACCACTTCCAGGCGGCGGTGGAGAGCGTCCTCGCGCAGTCCGATCCCGACTGGCACCTGACCATCGTCGACGACGTCTACCCGGACCTCGCCCCGGGTCGGTGGGCTGTCGGGCTCGGCGATCCGCGCATCACCTACATCCGCAACGAGGTGAACCTCCGCCCCTCGAAGAACTATCGCAAGTGCGTGTCCCTCATGTCCGGGGAGTTCTCCGTCATCATGGGCTGCGACGACGTCATGCTGCCGGACTACGTCCGCCGCGTGCGCGAGCTCATCGCCGCATTACCGCACGCCTCGATCATCCAGCCCGGTGTCTCGGTCATCGACGAGAACGGCACACCCTCCCGTCCGCTCGCGGACCGGATCAAAGCGCTCTACCGGTTCTCCGGAACCGGTGCCCGCGAGTACCGGGGGGAGCAGCTCGCGACGAGCCTGCTCCGCGGCAACTGGACGTACTTCCCCTCGCTCGTCTGGCGGGTCGAGGCGCTCAGGAAGCACGAGTTCCGACTGGACCTCGATGTCGTGCAGGACCTTGCGATGCTGCTCGAGATCACGAAGGACGGCGGGAGTCTGGTCCTCGACGACGAGATCTGCTTCGCGTACCGCCGGCACTCGCAGAGCGTCTCCGCGGTCACCGGTCCGGACGGCTCGAAGTTCCGTCAGGAGCGCACGCTGTTCGGAGAGGCCCGGCGCGATCTCCGGGCGATGGGATGGAACCGGGCCGCGCGCGCCGCCGCGAACCACTGGACCTCCCGCGCCAACGCCCTGAGCGAGCTGCCCGCAGCCCTGCGCGCTCGGAACACCGCAGGACGCCGTGCCCTGCTGGAGCACGTGTTCGCGCGAGTCTGA
- a CDS encoding glycosyltransferase family 2 protein produces the protein MTTSLAGTLIVMPALNEEASVAAVVREVHAKLPGVAVLVVNDGSTDNTTVEARSAGAIVAELPYNLGVGGAMRAGFKYALAHGYRNVVQVDSDGQHDPSGVVRLVEELQTSDLVLGARFAGEGDYEVRGPRKWAMVVLSGVLSRVARTRLTDTTSGFRATGPRAVRLFAEHYPAEYLGDTIESLVIAARSGCVIRQVPVAMRPRAGGTPSHNPLKAAKYLARAGLALVFALIRPPVALHNGDEVVTA, from the coding sequence ATGACGACCTCTCTCGCCGGCACGCTCATCGTCATGCCGGCGCTCAACGAAGAGGCGTCCGTGGCCGCCGTCGTCCGCGAGGTGCACGCCAAACTCCCGGGCGTCGCCGTCCTCGTCGTCAACGACGGCTCGACCGACAACACGACCGTCGAAGCCCGATCGGCCGGCGCGATCGTCGCGGAACTGCCCTACAACCTCGGCGTCGGTGGCGCGATGCGTGCCGGGTTCAAGTACGCCCTCGCCCACGGGTACCGGAACGTGGTGCAGGTCGACTCCGACGGCCAGCACGACCCCTCGGGCGTCGTGCGACTCGTCGAGGAGCTGCAGACCTCCGACCTGGTGCTGGGCGCCCGTTTCGCCGGAGAGGGCGACTACGAGGTGCGTGGTCCGCGGAAGTGGGCGATGGTCGTGCTCTCTGGCGTCCTCAGCAGGGTCGCGCGGACGAGACTCACCGACACGACGAGCGGCTTCCGCGCCACGGGCCCCCGCGCCGTGCGACTGTTCGCCGAGCACTACCCCGCGGAGTACCTCGGCGACACCATCGAGTCGTTGGTCATCGCCGCCCGCTCGGGTTGTGTCATCCGTCAGGTCCCCGTCGCCATGCGCCCTCGCGCGGGCGGCACGCCCTCCCACAATCCCCTCAAGGCCGCCAAGTACCTCGCACGAGCCGGTCTCGCGCTCGTGTTCGCGCTCATCCGACCGCCCGTTGCCCTGCACAACGGAGACGAGGTGGTGACCGCATGA